A genomic region of Chionomys nivalis chromosome 12, mChiNiv1.1, whole genome shotgun sequence contains the following coding sequences:
- the LOC130885017 gene encoding olfactory receptor 4K15 — protein sequence MNETNYSRVTEFVLLGLSSSKELQPFLFLIFSLLYLAILLGNFLIILTVSSDSRLHTPMYFLLANLSFIDICVASFATPKMLADFLAERKTISFEACLAQIFFVHLFTGGEMVLLVSMAYDRYVAICKPLHYTTVMSRRVCIILVIISWCVGFIHTTSQLAFTVNLPFCGPNQVDSFFCDLPLVTKLACIDTYIVSLLIVADSGFLSMSSFLLLVVSYTVILITVRNRSSASMAKARSTLTAHITVVILFFGPCIFIYVWPFSSYSVDKVLAVFYTIFTPILNPVIYTLRNKEVKAAMSKLRSRYLKPGQVSSLIRNVLFLETK from the coding sequence ATGAATGAGACAAATTACTCTCGGGTGACAGAGTTTGTGCTGTTGGGCTTGTCAAGTTCAAAGGAGCTccagcctttcctctttctcataTTTTCACTGCTCTACTTAGCAATTCTGCTGGGAAACTTCCTCATTATCCTCACAGTTTCTTCAGATTCCCGACTTCATACCCCAATGTACTTTCTGCTTGCAAACTTATCTTTTATAGATATATGTGTGGCCTCATTTGCTACACCCAAAATGCTTGCTGACTTTCTGGCTGAACGGAAAACTATCTCGTTTGAAGCCTGTTTGGCTCAGATTTTTTTTGTTCATCTGTTTACTGGTGGTGAGATGGTACTTCTTGTATCcatggcctatgatcgctatgtTGCAATATGTAAGCCTCTCCACTACACGACAGTCATGAGTCGCCGAGTGTGTATTATTCTGGTCATCATCTCCTGGTGTGTGGGTTTCATCCACACAACTAGCCAGTTGGCATTCACTGTTAACTTGCCATTTTGTGGTCCTAACCAGGTGGACAGTTTTTTCTGTGATCTTCCTCTGGTGACCAAGCTAGCTTGCATAGACACTTACATTGTCAGCTTACTAATAGTTGCAGATAGTGGCTTTCTCTCCATGAGCTCATTTCTCCTCTTGGTCGTCTCCTACACTGTGATTCTCATTACAGTTAGGAATCGCTCCTCTGCTAGTATGGCCAAGGCCCGCTCCACCCTAACTGCTCACATCACCGTTGTCATACTCTTCTTTGGACCATGCATCTTCATCTATGTGTGGCCCTTTAGCAGCTATTCAGTTGACAAAGTCCTTGCCGTGTTCTACACCATCTTTACACCCATATTAAACCCAGTTATCTACACTTTGAGAAACAAAGAAGTTAAAGCAGCTATGTCAAAGCTGAGGAGTCGCTATCTGAAACCTGGACAGGTTTCTTCCCTGATTAGAAATGTTCTTTTTctagaaacaaagtaa